From a region of the Lactuca sativa cultivar Salinas chromosome 4, Lsat_Salinas_v11, whole genome shotgun sequence genome:
- the LOC111916115 gene encoding ATP-dependent DNA helicase 2 subunit KU80, with translation MARNKEALILLIDVGPSMHSVLPEIQKVCSLLIQKKLVFNKYDEVGVVVFGTKDTDNDLMKEVGGYEHVTVLQPIKVVDGDLVDVTQQLPQGTLPGDFMDAIVVGMDMLIKKYQDTIKGKKRICLITNAMYPIKDPYEGTKEDQVYTIAEQMAAHGMKIDCIIYRGDQNRVPHNTMIEENDMLLSIFSKKTKAKAVHVESSTSLLGALRTRNLAPVTTFRGDLELSPTCKIKVWVYKKTSEEKFPTLKKYSDKAPSTDKFATHEIKLDYEYKSVQDPSKVVPPEQRIKGYRYGPQVIPISSAEFEAAKFKPEKGVKLLGFTNASNVMRHYYMKDVNIIIADPGNKKAILAVSALARAMKEMNKVGILRCVWRQGQANVVIGVLTPNVSDKDNIPDSFYFNVLPFAEDVREFEFPSFSNLPISLQPNKEQQEAADKLVMMMDLAPAGKEEALRPEFTPNPVLERFYHHLELKSKNPDAAVPPLDSTLKRITEPDHEVVSQNKLVIDEFCRNFEIKENPKLKKSARRLLRDQKSGSFEGQVGRIEDKSMDIVGSTSAVKVETIGELTAVQDFEAMISRRDSPEWVSKAIFGMKNKVLDLVENSYEGDNYPKALECLVALRKGCVIEQEPKQFNNFLQHLYRFCEEKDLKSFCEFLASKDVTFITKTEAEDSDIAEKDARSLFVKAET, from the exons ATGGCTCGAAACAAG GAAGCATTGATCTTATTGATTGATGTTGGTCCATCAATGCACAGTGTCTTACCAGAGATTCAAAAAGTTTGTTCTTTGCTAATACAAAAAAAG CTGGTTTTCAACAAATATGATGAAGTAGGAGTTGTTGTATTTGGAACAAAAG ATACCGACAATGATTTGATGAAAGAAGTAGGTGGATATGAACATGTCACAGTTTTACAGCCAATCAAAGTGGTTGATGGAGATCTTGTTGATGTTACACAACAACTTCCTCAAGGAACACTTCCTGGAGATT TTATGGATGCGATTGTTGTTGGAATGGATATGCTAATTAAAAAATACCAAGATACAATCAAGGGTAAAAAACGTATATGTCTCATAACTAATGCCATGTACCCTATCAAAGATCCATATGAAGGTACAAAAGAAGATCAAGTCTACACCATTGCTGAACAGATGGCTGCACATGGGATGAAAATTGATTGTATCATATATAGAGGAGATCAAAACCGGGTCCCACATAATACCATGATTGAAGAAAACGATATGCTGTTGAGTATATTTTCAAAAAAGACAAAAGCAAAAGCAGTTCATGTTGAAAGTTCAACTTCATTATTAGGTGCATTGAGAACACGTAACTTAGCTCCTGTAACCACATTCAGGGGTGATCTTGAGTTAAGCCCTACATGTAAAATCAAG GTTTGGGTATACAAGAAAACATCTGAAGAAAAATTCCCAACTCTCAAAAAATATTCCGATAAAGCCCCTTCAACAGATAAATTTGCCACTCATGAAATCAAATTAGATTACGAGTATAAAAGTGTTCAAGATCCTAGTAAAGTTGTCCCTCCAGAACAAAGAATAAAAGGCTACAGATATGGCCCACAAGTCATTCCTATCTCATCTGCTGAATTTGAAGCAGCCAAATTCAAACCAGAAAAGGGCGTGAAGCTTTTAGGGTTCACAAATGCTTCAAATGTTATGAG ACACTACTACATGAAAGATGTCAACATTATCATCGCTGACCCTGGCAACAAAAAGGCAATTCTTGCTGTTTCTGCATTAGCAAGGGCAATGAAGGAAATGAACAAagttggaattttgagatgtgtgtggAGACAAGGGCAAGCAAATGTTGTTATAGGAGTTTTAACTCCTAATGTATCCGACAAAGATAATATC CCGGATTCTTTTTACTTCAATGTCCTTCCTTTTGCTGAAGATGTAAGGGAGTTTGAGTTTCCTTCTTTCAGCAACCTTCCAATATCACTTCAGCCAAATAAAGAACAGCAAGAAGCTGCAGATaagttggtgatgatgatggattTAGCGCCAGCTGGCAAGGAGGAAGCTTTACGCCCGGAGTTCACTCCGAATCCTGTTTTGGAG CGTTTCTACCACCATCTTGAACTGAAATCAAAGAATCCAGATGCAGCAGTGCCACCACTTGATTCAACTCTGAAAAGAATAACAGAACCTGATCATGAAGTAGTATCACAGAACAAGCTTGTAATTGATGAGTTTTGTAGAAATTTTGAAATCAAAGAAAATCCCAAG CTGAAGAAATCGGCTAGGCGCTTACTGAGGGATCAAAAGTCTGGATCTTTTGAAGGGCAAGTTGGTAGGATCGAAGACAAGTCAATGGACATAGTAGGGTCCACGTCAGCAGTGAAGGTGGAGACAATTGGGGAGTTGACAGCTGTACAAGATTTTGAAGCTATGATTTCGCGTAGAGATAGCCCTGAGTGGGTTAGTAAAGCGATATTTGGCATGAAAAATAAAGTATTGGATTTGGTGGAGAATTCGTATGAAGGGGATAATTATCCAAAGGCTTTAGAATGTTTGGTTGCTCTCAGAAAGGGATGTGTCATTGAgcaa GAACCGAAGCAATTCAACAATTTTCTGCAACATCTTTATAGATTCTGCGAAGAGAAAGATTTAAAAAGTTTCTGTGAGTTTCTTGCTTCAAAAGATGTTACGTTTATTACCAAAACAGAGGCTGAAGACAG TGACATTGCAGAAAAAGATGCTAGAAGCTTGTTTGTGAAAGCAGAGACTTGA
- the LOC111916117 gene encoding replication protein A 70 kDa DNA-binding subunit C yields the protein MATSKITFIKDIDPVNSDFTIKVKVLKLWTLNSKFNENEKYSIEMILLDEQGSLIQANVFQNLFYKFEKSLREGSVYEFTTLSVAKHNPHPKSTIFSDLPNKITFIRETELKESLNFPKNVFGLSFVDFQKINSKVIPTQRSVDVIGVVVSRTTIIPSQKKDKQRIHLELKNLDGVLLKVTLWGHFANKVSDYLDTHNTDDCVVIIVQFAKINDYRGNIGVASYYDVTTVFINTDIDEIKQFREKLAKDNESSQLSGTISLIRTKHVSLNDDFLKNNEVKTIYKSKEPVQVEEFIIVGTIIGIRQDKPWCYQSCPDCHVKAVEIPDCNEDVKLSLLKYMIPVCVQDDSASTILTMFDREAYGLLGISARDLAEKHTRLGFSLGIYPPELNFLKNKHLAFKVSVTKYNVKFQNSVYTISRVTEEKQIIESLERKLLQLQPATLESLNDGPSDSNSQEKILTKDWVSHSDENVTPSTENILTPTSFENVKSTSMNLTRKFEEVYDVEQYSNSSSTKAPRLSTGTGEGIKLLIPKVEK from the exons ATGGCTACTTCAAAGATTACATTCATAAAAGACATTGACCCAGTCAATTCGGATTTCACTATCAAAGTCAAAGTATTGAAGTTATGGACGCTCAATTCTAAATTTAATGAGAACGAAAAGTACTCCATCGAAATGATTTTATTGGATGAACAG GGATCTCTAATTCAAGCTAATGTTTtccaaaacttattttataagTTTGAAAAAAGTCTTCGTGAGGGATCCGTTTATGAATTTACCACCCTATCTGTTGCAAAACACAATCCACATCCCAAATCTACCATCTTTTCTGATCTTCCAAATAAAATAACCTTCATAAGGGAAACAGAACTTAAGGAAAGTCTTAATTTTCCGAAAAATGTTTTTGGATTATCTTTTGTTGATTTTCAGAAAATTAATTCCAAGGTTATCCCAACCCAAAGATCTGTTG ATGTTATTGGCGTGGTTGTCTCCCGTACTACTATTATCCCCTCTCAGAAGAAAGACAAGCAAAGAATCCATCTTGAGCTCAAAAACTTGGA TGGTGTACTACTTAAGGTCACTTTGTGGGGTCATTTTGCCAACAAAGTTTCTGATTATCTTGACACTCATAACACTGATGATTGTGTTGTTATAATTGTGCAGtttgcaaaaataaatgattacaGAG GTAATATCGGTGTTGCAAGTTACTATGATGTCACAACTGTCTTCATCAACACTGATATTGATGAAATCAAACAGTTTAGAGAAAA GTTGGCTAAGGATAATGAATCTTCACAATTATCCGGTACCATCAGCTTGATTCGGACAAAACATGTTTCACTCAATGATGATTTCCTAAAAAATAATGAGGTTAAGACAATTTACAAAAGTAAAGAACCTGTCCAG GTTGAAGAGTTCATAATTGTTGGTACTATAATAGGAATCCGCCAAGACAAACCTTGGTGTTACCAAAGTTGTCCCGATTGTCATGTAAAGGCAGTTGAAATTCCGGATTGCAATGAAGATGTGAAACTAAGTCTACTAAA ATACATGATTCCAGTTTGTGTTCAAGACGATTCTGCTTCTACAATCTTAACTATGTTTGATCGGGAAGCATATGGGCTCTTGGGAATTTCAGCCAGAGATTTAGCAGAAAAACATACTAGG CTTGGATTCAGTTTGGGCATATATCCTCCTGAACtcaattttttgaaaaacaaGCATTTAGCTTTTAAAGTTAGTGTCACAAAATACAATGTGAAATTTCAAAATAGTGTCTACACAATCTCAAGGGTAACGGAGGAAAAGCAAATAATCGAGAGTTTGGAGAGAAAGCTACTTCAGTTGCAG CCTGCAACTTTAGAGTCTTTAAACGATGGACCATCCGACTCCAATTCCCAGGAAAAAATACTTACCAAG gaTTGGGTTTCACATTCGGATGAAAATGTTACACCGTCTACCGAAAATATTTTGACACCAACAAGTTTTGAAAATGTAAAAAGTACTTCGATGAATTTAACACGCAAGTTTGAAGAAGTGTATGATGTGGAACAGTATTCGAATTCGTCATCAACAAAAGCACCGCGTCTTTCAACCGGAACTGGAGAGGGGATCAAGCTTTTGATACCAAAAGTTGAAAAATAA
- the LOC111916116 gene encoding peptidyl-prolyl cis-trans isomerase FKBP43 — protein MAFWGIEVKPGKPYTHSSKEGRGRLRISQATLATGSATKKSLVQCNVGDKSPVLLCALLPDKTESLQLDLEFDEAEDVIFSVIGPRGVYLTGYYVGHSRQSILQDDSESYGEDIANSETQESDHYSDEDEYEDSFINDDEPEALTPSPISSDRDDDDDDDDDDDDGEYLEKKKRDVKGGRRRLKKKCQFFESDDEMVFVEIDDKNASPVASIQNINKSEDSGKKIKKETTDKETKNNDDEKGAEVMPESKSKPKKKKRGSSNEKKDTVDESNGLKVEKIKQNEENPNNVDDKSVVEVVANDGSANEVKTKKKKSKKGNAVKDDDDVLVAKDDEKPSNMGVGEVMGEENVKPKKKRKARGNSVEVLGAENKQEDDLQPIDKNSGIDSKQLDNGNQSEEKKVKKKRRKTTEVEVEENRNMEVEKENKKKTLSNGLVIEELVTSNKPKGKVAAPGKKVKVEYVVKLKENGHVVDSNGESPYKFRLGDKQVIEGLNVGLDGMRVGDKRRLTIPPSMRLGYIGTGENVPPNSWLVYDVELCSVH, from the exons ATGGCTTTCTGGG GAATCGAAGTGAAACCTGGAAAGCCGTATACGCATTCATCCAAAGAGGGTAGAGGACGACTGCGAATATCTCAG GCGACATTGGCTACTGGATCTGCAACAAAAAAGAGTCTGGTCCAATGCAATGTAGGAGATAAAAGTCCTGTTCTTTTATGTGCACTCCTTCCTGATAAGACTGAGTCATTGCAATTGGATTTGGAATTTGATGAGGCTGAAGATGTAATATTTTCTGTTATTGGTCCACGAGGCGTATATCTCACTGGATACTATGTTGGCCACAGCCGACAATCAATTTTGCAAGATGATTC AGAATCATATGGAGAGGACATTGCAAATTCTGAGACACAGGAATCTGATCATTATAGTGATGAGGATGAATATGAGGACAGTTTTATCAATGATGATGAACCTGAAGCTCTTACACCTTCTCCTATCTCAAGTGACAGAG atgacgatgatgatgatgatgatgatgatgatgatggagaATATTtggagaagaagaaaagagatgTGAAGGGCGGGCGTAGAAGACTCAAAAAGAAGTGTCAGTTTTTTGAATCTGATGATGAAATGGTGTTTGTTGAGATTGATGATAAAAACGCTTCTCCAGTTGCATCCATACAAAATATCAATAAATCAGAAGATTCAGGAAAGAAAATCAAGAAAGAAACAACAGACAAAGAGACAAAAAACAATGATGATGA GAAAGGGGCTGAAGTGATGCCTGAAAGTAAATCAAAACCTAAAAAGAAAAAACGAGGGTCCTCTAACGAGAAGAAGGATACTGTTGATGAGAGCAATGGTCTTAAAGTGGAAAAAATCAAGCAGAATGAGGAAAATCCCAACAATGTTGATGACAAATCTGTTGTTGAGGTTGTTGCTAATGA CGGATCTGCAAATGAagtgaaaacaaagaagaaaaagagcAAGAAGGGGAATGCTGttaaagatgatgatgatgtgttGGTTGCTAAAGATGATGAGAAGCCTAGTAATAT GGGTGTTGGGGAAGTTATGGGTGAAGAGAATGTGAAAccaaagaaaaagagaaaagCACGTGGCAATTCAGTTGAGGTGTTGGGTGCAGAAAATAAACAGGAGGATGATCTACAACCAATAGACAA GAACTCTGGAATTGATTCTAAGCAGTTAGATAACGGAAACCAGTCAGAGGAGaagaaagttaaaaaaaaaaggcGAAAAACAACTGAGGTTGAGGTTGAGGAAAACAGAAATATGGAggttgaaaaagaaaataaaaaaaagacaCTGTCTAATGGACTTGTTATTGAAGAGCTTGTGACAAGCAACAAGCCTAAAGGAAAAGTAGCAGCTCCTGGGAAAAAG GTGAAGGTAGAATATGTGGTGAAGTTAAAGGAGAATGGACATGTTGTTGATTCAAATGGGGAATCCCCTTATAAATTTCGACTAGGTGATAAACAAGTTATAGAGGGGCTCAATGTAGGTTTAGATG GTATGAGAGTTGGGGATAAAAGGAGACTTACCATTCCACCATCAATGAG GTTGGGGTATATAGGAACGGGTGAGAATGTTCCTCCAAATTCATGGCTGGTATATGATGTGGAATTGTGTAGTGTCCACTGA